From the Vibrio vulnificus CMCP6 genome, one window contains:
- a CDS encoding succinylglutamate desuccinylase/aspartoacylase family protein translates to MTTHYLDDVIQSHQVIQSLNVDDLPAGEHKFWFRIATNALGQWQHMPVLVFKGTESGKKFVITAGVHGDEYNGVLAAQQVARDLVGQSMAGCVTIVPTINLTGMLNHSRDFYSADPDVSPANLNRFFPGDDKGNEAQRYLHAIWHHLLKPNAELAIDLHTQTSGAIYPLYIFADFRLAQSLEMARLAGPDAILNDPGDAGVLETVWNQHGIPSITIEVGMGRYTESDLVARTASGIANILRHHNVIQGDSIAPKPAFEGQSVTSIRAELGGFILPQVAMMQSVEQGALLAIQYDSFGDEVWRYHAPKAGIVLSHNIESMRAAGALVVRLIHA, encoded by the coding sequence ATGACAACACACTACTTAGATGACGTTATTCAAAGTCACCAAGTAATCCAATCTCTCAACGTGGATGATCTTCCCGCGGGAGAGCACAAATTTTGGTTCCGCATTGCAACCAATGCACTTGGTCAGTGGCAACACATGCCTGTCCTCGTTTTCAAAGGCACCGAATCAGGGAAGAAGTTTGTCATTACCGCTGGTGTTCATGGTGATGAATACAATGGCGTGCTGGCGGCCCAGCAGGTTGCACGCGATTTAGTGGGCCAGTCTATGGCAGGCTGCGTGACCATCGTGCCAACCATTAATCTAACGGGCATGCTCAATCACAGCCGCGATTTTTACTCTGCCGATCCAGATGTTTCTCCTGCGAATCTAAACCGCTTTTTTCCGGGTGACGACAAAGGTAATGAAGCACAGCGCTATCTGCACGCTATTTGGCACCATTTATTAAAGCCCAATGCTGAACTGGCGATCGATTTACACACTCAAACCAGTGGCGCTATCTACCCACTGTATATTTTCGCCGATTTTCGTCTTGCTCAATCATTGGAAATGGCGCGCCTTGCAGGGCCCGATGCGATTTTGAATGATCCTGGCGACGCGGGCGTATTGGAAACGGTATGGAATCAGCATGGTATCCCAAGCATCACCATTGAAGTGGGCATGGGGCGTTATACCGAAAGCGACTTGGTTGCTCGCACCGCTTCTGGTATCGCCAATATTCTGAGACATCATAACGTCATCCAAGGCGATAGCATCGCACCTAAGCCGGCTTTTGAAGGGCAAAGCGTGACCTCTATTCGCGCCGAGCTCGGTGGCTTTATCCTCCCACAAGTGGCGATGATGCAATCGGTCGAACAAGGAGCGCTGCTGGCGATTCAATACGACAGCTTCGGTGATGAAGTTTGGCGTTATCACGCGCCGAAAGCCGGTATCGTGCTCAGTCACAATATTGAATCCATGCGCGCTGCAGGCGCACTTGTGGTGAGATTGATTCACGCATAA